CTTTTATACGTTTCTTTCACTTTATTTTTTCAAAAGAATTGAGACTTGCGTAAACGATATTCCGCTGTAGTAGTGTTTGAGAATTTGCGTTGCCGTGCCGCCCTCCTTCGCCATCCCGTTCGCTCCCCACTGGCTCATGCCGACACCGTGGCCGTTGCCGTAGGTCGTGATGGCAACCTCCCCATTCTTCATCGTCCAGGTGAACTGGCTGGAACGAAGCCCAAGCCGCTCCCGCACTTCGCGTCCCGTAAATATCCGGCCGTCAATTGAAATCTCTTTAACCCGGTGGCCGGCGGTAACGGACAGCACCTCCATCTGCGGTTGCGGTTGTCCCTCGTAAGCCCGCTCCGCGGTGAGCGGTTTTACCTTCCCGGCCGCTCCTCCCGAGGAGGCCAGCACTCTCCGCGCACCCGATGCGGTGATTCCGTCGATTCCCAGCTTCTCTCTCAGCTCGGAAACGCTGAAGGTGGCGGTAGCCTTAAGCTCCGGATTCACTTCCCGGTCCCAGGGACTCGCCACGCTCCGCAGATAAGGCACGGCGGCCTTCCAGTAATCCTCTGAATTCTCTGTAAAACCTCCGCTGGAGGCAAAAAAAGATGCCGTAATCGGCTCTCCCTTATACGTCATCACGATGCCGCGTGTCTCGCGAACCGCGCGGCGGAGCTTGGCCAGGTCGGCGCTGCGGCCGGCCTTCGTCCAGTCCCGTTCCAGCACGGCGGACGAGACGTAAGCCTGATGGCTTACGGTGTCGGTCACATCCGCTCCCGGAACGGGAACGCCGCTTCGGTCGCCGGCCCGCAGGCGGCGGACGATAAAGGTGCGGGCCGCGATCGCCTGCGCTTTGAGCGCTTCGAGCTCAAAGTCGGCCGGCATCTCGGCCGCGATTACGCCGGTGACGTAGTCCTCCAGCGGCAGGGTTTCAATTTGCCTTGCGCGCGACAAATAGACGGACACCTTCGGCTGCGCGGCTTCCGCCGCAGCCGGTTCCCGCGCCGCGGGTGCGCCGGTGCGCTGCGGCGCGGCCGGCGGCGCCGGCGGTGCCGGGTCGTGCCGCAGGTGCACGACCGTCAGCGGCAGCAGCAGCGCCGCCAGCAGCGGCGCGGCCAGCCAGGCGGCGGGCGCCAGCCGCCTGGACCACACCCGTGCCGGAAGGTTGCGTCTCCGGCGGCCGGGTCTCCACCGCGCCGCTTTGCGGCGCCAAGGGCGGAAATCTTTCATCTCTTCCTTCTCCCCTCCTGATTATCCTCGTACTACATCATATGAGTCTTGGACAATTGATAGAACGGAGTATCCGAGAGAAGAAAGAGTTGAAGCCAGCCCGCACTGCCGCGCAGCCTTATATCCGCTTCGATAAAGCGCGGACAATTTAGTTCAAAAAAAGAGGCCCGCCATATGGACGGACCTCTTATTATTTAATTGTCAGAGAGTTATACCCAGGTCGGTTGAATCTGAACCTGGAACCGGGGCTTCGCTTCCTCGCTCCCCAGAACGGCGTTCTTGGCCGTTTCCGGTTTGAGTGTTTCTCCTGCAGCGGCATCAGCCGGGCTTTCATCCAGCGTCACGCGCCAAATGTCCGCTCCAAGGCCGGACAGCTTCTCAGCCAGATGCACATAGCCGCGGTCGATATGATGCGTGCCGCTCACTTCCGTCGTTCCTTCCGCGACCAGACCAGCCAGAATCAGCGCCGCTCCCGCACGCAGGTCCGTTGCGCAGACCTTTGCTCCGACCAGACGGGCGTCGCCGGTAACGATGGCGGAGCGTCCTTCAATCTTGATTTCCGCGTTCATGAGCTGGAATTCGTCTACATGCATGAACCGGTTCTCAAAGACCGTCTCCGTAATGACGCTCGTTCCTTCCGAACGAAGCAGCAGCGCCATCATCTGAGACTGCATATCGGTCGGAAAGCCCGGATAAGGCAAAGTCTTCACGTCGACGGCCTTCAGCGGCTTATCGCTGATCACGCGGACGCCATTGTCGCCCGGAATAATGGTTACGCCCATTTCTTCCATCTTGGCGATAACCGGGCCGAGATGATCGGCAATAGCGCCTTCCACGTAGACGTCACCGCCGGTAATCGCCGCAGCGACCATATAAGTGCCCGCTTCGATCCGGTCGGGAATGACATGATGTTTTACACCGTGCAGACGCTCTACCCCTTCAATCCGGATAACGCCGGTGCCCGCGCCGCGAACGACAGCGCCCATACTGTTCAGGTAGTTGGCCAAATCGACAATTTCCGGCTCCTTCGCCGCATTCTCGATCGTTGTCACGCCTTCAGCCAAGGCTGCGGCCATCATGATATTCTCGGTTGCGCCGACACTGGCAACGTCCAGATAGATCTTGGCTCCGCGCAGTCGGCCGTTGCTCTTCGCTTCGATATATCCCTGCCCCAGGCTGATCTCGGCTCCAAGGGCCTCAAACCCTTTCAGATGCTGGTCAATGGGACGCGTGCCGATCGCGCAGCCGCCGGGCAGCGAAATACGTGTACGGCCCAATCGGGACAAAAGAGGTCCCATCACCAAAAAAGAAGCCCGCATTTTGCGCACCCACTCGTAGGGCGCTTCACAAGTGGAGAGATTTCGGGCATCCACCTGAATGATATCGTTCTGATATGTAACTCCCGCCCCCAGAGATTCGAGTACCTTGCTGATCGTTAATACATCATCTAGCGGAGGCGCGTCGACAATGACGCTTTCTCCTTCTTCTGCCAATAGAGAGGCGGCTATGATCGGTAGTACGGAATTTTTAGCGCCGCTTACTTTTACGCTTCCGGTCAATCTTTTGCCACCGCGGACGATAAATTTACTCATCTTTCGGTTCCCTCCGCGTCCATTATTTTCACTGACATTCGTGTTATTCTCCATATCCTTGCTTGTTTGAGTAACAATTTTAGTTAAAAGTCAATTTACAAATGCTTCGATTTCCGCTACTTGGCCCCGGCTGTGCGTGGGACACTTCTTAGATTTAAGTTTTAACCTAAAAAAATGTAATTATGCGGCGCTTTTTGGCGAATCAGGCCCAAGACATTAATAACCTAACCGCTCATCATTAAAACATATGACGTATTTGGACACTGTAGCCCAGATAATCCAGCAGGAAGCCCGCCACAAAATGCCCCAGTACGATAGCCAGCAGCAATTGAAGCAGCCGCCCTTGCGGGCTCTTGGGATATCTTATGATCAAATCCAGCTTAAGGTTCTGCAGGGCCCACCAGGATAATGCTACACACAACAGCGATACAATCATCGACATCAGCCCACTGATTCCTATAGAGCTGGTTAATTCGTTTGCCATGATTTTATCCATCCTAACCCCCCAAACCTAGACTTGCTCGGAAATCGACTCTTATATCATACTTGCGTAATGGAAAAGAATCCAGTACTTTTACATTATTTTAACTAAAATGCTCCTGGTAAACGCTATCACACATAGTGTCCTTCCAGAAGTTACAAAATGACATCTTCTGTTAAAGGTATGTCGCCATAAGATTTCATTTTCTTAATAAGAAAGTCCAATAAAAAACAAGAATTTCAGCAATAAAAAAAGCAGCCCGGCGCAAGGCCAGACTGCATTTCATTTTATTTTTGTCCTTTTCTGGTGGACACTTTAATCCGTGTAACCGCACGCTGCAGCGCAAGCTCCGCTCGGCGATGATCAATCTCGTCCTGTTTGCCGCGGGACTGCAAGCGGCGCTGTGCCCGTTCCTTGGCAGCCTCGGCGCGTTCAATATCGATGTCGCTGGGCAGCTCGGCGCTTTCCGCCAGCACGGTCACTTTATCCTTATGCACTTCAATAAAGCCGCCATGAACGGCGACCGTTGTCACACCGGCTTCCGATTTAATGGTCATCGGTGCAACCTGAAGCGGAGTTACAAGCGGAACATGTCCCGGCAATATGCCCAGATCGCCTTCTGCCCCCCGTACGGTCAAGCTGTAAACCTGCTTGGCATATACGAGGTGATCCGGCGTGACAATTTCCAACAAAAAGGTGTTCACTTCGAATTCCTCCTCAAAGCTTCAGGTTACAACGTTTTCGCCTTTTCTACAGCTTCCTCGATCGTACCTACGTAAAGGAATGCCGCTTCCGGAAGATCGTCATGCTTGCCTTCCAGAATCTCCTTGAAGCTGCGGACCGTTTCTTTAATCGGTACATATGCACCCTTGAAGCCGGTGAACTGCTCCGCCACGTGGAAAGGCTGCGACAAGAAGCGCTCCACCTTACGGGCACGGGCCACGATCAGCTTATCTTCCTCGCTCAGCTCATCCATACCGAGGATGGCGATAATATCCTGAAGCTCGGTATAGCGCTGCAGCAATTGCTTAACGCCCTGAGCCACAGTGTAATGCTCTTCGCCGACGACATCCGGAGCCAAAATCCGGGAACTGGATGCCAACGGGTCCACTGCAGGGAAAATCCCTTTTTCGGAGATTTTACGCTCTAAGTTCGTCGTTGCATCCAAGTGGGCAAATGCCGTTGCCGGAGCGGGGTCAGTGTAATCGTCCGCCGGAACGTAGATCGCCTGGATGGATGTAACGGAGCCTTTTTTGGTGGAAGTGATCCGTTCCTGCAATTGGCCCATTTCCGTTGCCAGCGTCGGTTGGTAACCTACCGCGGAAGGCATGCGGCCCAGCAAAGCGGATACTTCGGAGCCGGCTTGGGTGAAGCGGAAAATGTTATCGATAAACAGCAGGGTGTCGCGGCCTTCCACATCGCGGAAATATTCCGCCATCGTCAGACCCGTCAGCGCAACGCGCAGACGTGCGCCCGGCGGCTCGTTCATTTGTCCGAACACCATCGCCGTCTTCTTGATAACGCCGGAGTCGGTCATTTCGTGGTAAAGGTCATTTCCTTCGCGCGTCCGTTCGCCGACGCCCGCAAATACGGAAATACCGCCGTGCTCCTGCGCGATGTTGTTGATCAGTTCCTGGATCGTTACCGTTTTGCCTACGCCCGCGCCGCCGAACAGGCCGATTTTACCGCCTTTGGCGTAAGGAGCGAGCAGGTCGATAACCTTAATTCCGGTTTCCAGAATTTCCGCCTGCGTCGACAGCTCATCGAACGTCGGCGCCAAGCGGTGAATCGGGTTCTTTTGCGAAGCGGGGATTTCCGCTCCGTTGTCAATTGTGTTGCCCAGCACGTTGAATACGCGGCCAAGCGTTACATCTCCGACGGGAACCGAAATCGGGGCTCCTTGATCTACGGCTTCCAAACCGCGAACCAGTCCGTCAGTGGAGGACATGGCAATACAGCGTACCAGATTGTCGCCCAGATGATTGGATACTTCCAGTGTCAGCTCGTTCTGACGCCCTTGCTCTGGGCTGGCTCCGATCTTGATCGCATTGAAGATTTCGGGCAACTGGCCGCGTCCAAATTCAATATCGACAACCGGACCCATAATACTTACTACGCGTCCTACGTTCATCTATGTTTCCCTCCTTGAAAACTGTTACCCAAGAAGAAACGACTACGCCTTCCTATTAAGTCGGCGTTCGTTTCTCGTCGAAATAGAAGACCTATTGATATGCCCCAGCAAATAAATTCTTTTATAAGCCGATGCTTCCAAAACCGGCGATACATGTATCGCTATTCAGGAATCCGTTAAGACTGCGCGTTGGCACCCGCTACGATCTCGGTAATTTCCTGAGTAATAGCCGCCTGACGGGCACGGTTGTACGTAAGCGTCAGATTTCCGATCATTTTCGAGGCATTCTTGGTCGCACTGCCCATTGCCGTCATCTTGGCGCCAAGCTCGCTGGCTTTGCCGTCGAGGATGGCGCTGTAAATCAAAGTCTCCGCATACTTGGGCAGCAGAACCTCCAGCACGCCTTCCGGCGATGGCTCGTATTCATAGCCCGCTTTGAGCTCATGACCTTGAGGTTCCTCCGTCTGTAGGGCTCCATCCATTGGAAGAAGCCGTTCCACAGTCGGAATTTGGCTGATCGGATTGACGAACACGTTATAGCATATATAGATCTCATCGAACATGCCTTCTTCGAATTGTCCCACCGCCGCATAGGCGATCGACTTAATGTCGGAGAAGGAAGGGGTGTCGGAAAGATCGGTGACTTCCTCGGTGATCGGATAATTACGCCGGCGCAGGAAGTCGCGGCCTTTGCGGCCGATGACAAACAGGCCGTATTCATCCTTGGACTTGTGACGCTCCTGGATAAGGGTTGTCACTTTGCGCAAAATATTGGCGTTGTAGCCCCCGGCAAGGCCGCGATCCGAAGTGACGACGATATAACCGGTTTTCTTGACGGGACGGCTCACCAGCATGGGGTGCTGGATTCCTTTCGTGCCGGCAGCGATATTCGACACGACTTCTTTCAGCTTTTGCGAATAAGGGCGGGCCGCTTCCGCTTTCTCCTGAGCTTTTCTCAGCTTGGAGGCGGCGACCATTTCCATCGCTTTGGTGATTTGTCTGGTGTTCTGAACGCTTTTGATTTGACGTTTAATATCACGCATGCTTCTTGCCATGATTTCACCACCTATAAGCTTTGGCGAAGCCAAAGCTGGCTTCGTAAGCATATTCTTTGCCTTTGGCGAAGCCAAAGCTGGCTTCGTAAGCATATTCTTTGCTCTTGGCGAAGCCAAAGCTGGCTTCGTAAGCATATTCTTTACTTTGGCGAAGCCAAAGCTGGCTTCGTAGTATCCGCCAAGCCCGGGACAAGCCCGAAAGCCTGGCATCATACCCCTGTTTCCTTATCGATTGCGCCACGCTAGTTCCTTAGCTTGTCGCAAAACCTTTTTTGAACTTCTCGATGGCAGCCTTCAGCGCCGCTTCGTTATCAGCCGTCAGGTCCTTTGTTTCCGTTATGGAGGCGGCCACTTCCGGCACATTGCTGTCCATATAAGAAAGGAATTCTTTTTCAAAACGTCTGACGTCCTTGACCGGAATCTCATCCAAGTATCCTTTGACCGCCGTGTACAAGCTAATTACCTGATGCTCGACGGAGAGAGGCTGGTTGACGCCCTGTTTCAGGATTTCCATCATCCGCGCGCCGCGGTTCAGACGGGCTTGAGTCGATTTGTCGAGGTCGGAGCCGAACTGGGCAAACGCCTGCAGCTCGCGGTATTGGGCAAGATCCAGACGGAGCGAGCCGGCAACCTTCTTCATCGCTTTGATCTGCGCCGATCCGCCTACGCGGGATACGGAGATACCTACGTTGATCGCCGGACGCTGGCCGGAGTAGAACAGGTCGGACTCCAGGAAGATCTGACCGTCGGTGATGGAAATAACGTTCGTCGGGATGTACGCCGATACGTCGGAAGCTTGTGTTTCGATGAACGGCAGAGCGGTCAGCGAACCGCCGCCAAGTTCGTCGCTAAGCTTCGCGGCGCGTTCCAGCAGACGGGAGTGAAGATAGAATACGTCGCCAGGGAATGCCTCACGGCCCGGAGGGCGGCGGAGCAGCAGGGACAATTCGCGATAAGCGGCCGCCTGTTTCGACAGGTCGTCATAGATGACCAGAACGTGCTCGCCCTTGTACATGAAGTATTCGCCCATTGCACATCCGGCGTATGGAGCGATGTACAGCAGCGGCGACGGCTCGGAAGCCGACGCGGTAACGACGATCGTGTAGTCCAGCGCACCGTGGCGGCGAAGGGTTTCTACAACCTGTGCTACCGTGGATTGCTTTTGTCCGATGGCAACGTAGATACACTTCATCCCGTTGCCCTTTTGGTTGATGATCGCGTCGATGGCGATTGCCGTTTTACCGGTCTGACGGTCGCCGATGATCAGTTCGCGTTGACCGCGGCCGATCGGCACCATGGAGTCAATTGCCTTAAGGCCCGTCTGCATCGGTTCATGCACCGATTTACGCTCGATAACGCCCGGGGCGTTGTTCTCGACAGGACGGAATTCCGTCGTCTCGATCGGTCCCTTGCCGTCCAGCGGCTGGCCAAGCGGGTTAACGACGCGGCCGAGCAGAGCTTCGCCGACGGGAACCTGCATAATGCGGCCCGTACGCTTCACTTGATCGCCCTCGCGGATTTCCGTATATTCACCGAGGATAACGACACCGACGTTGCTTTCCTCCAGATTGAGCGCCATGCCCACTACGCCGTTGGAGAACTCCAGCAGTTCGCCCGCCATCGCATTTTCCAGACCGTACACGCGGGCGATCCCGTCGCCGACTTGAATAACGGTTCCGATTTCGGCTACTTCAATATCGGATTTATATTGTTCGATTTGACTTTTAATCAAAGTGCTGATTTCTTCAGGTCTGATGCTCAAGTACGCTCACCCCTATCTTCTGTGCTTATCGTTAAAGGATTTTTCCAGACGTTCCAGCTTGCCGGCAAGACTGCCGTCGTACAGCGTATCGCCGATGACGACTTTAAGTCCGCCCAGCAGGCTTTTATCGACTACATTGGCAATGCGGATTTTACGGCCGGACAAGGTGCCAAATTCTTCAGCCACAGCTTCTTTTTCCCGCTCATCCAATTCATATGTGGAATACACGGTAGCGTCGGCCAACCCTAAGCTCGCGCCTTCGATCTTAATGTAGCTGTCCAGAAGGTCGGAAAGAATGCTCATTCTGCCGCGCTCAACGAGAAGTTCAAGCGTGTTGATTACAATCGTCGAGAGCTTGCCATTCAGCGTGTTCTTGAGCACTGACAGCTTGTCTTCCCCCGAAATCTTCGGGGTGCTGATGAATCTTTGAAGATCGGTATCCGAAGCCAGTGCAGAAACCAGAGCTTTCAGCTCTTCTTCCACTTCCAGCGTCTTCTTCTCTTCCAAAGCCACCTCGAACAATGCCTTCGCGTATCTTTTGGCGACTACCGTATCCTGACTCATGATCTGCCCCCAACCTCTTTGAGGTACTGATCAACGAGCTCCTCCTGCGCGGCGTCCGAGCTGACTTCCTTTTCAAGCAGCTTGGACGCAATTTTTACGGATGCCGAACCGAGTTCGCTGCGAAGCGCCTCGACGGCCTTGTTCTTCTCGCTCTGAATGTCGCGCACGGCTTCATCCTTGATTCGAGCCGCTTCCGCTTTGGCTTGCTCAAGCAGCTGTTCGGTTTGCTTGCTGCTCGTCTGTCTGGACTGCTCGATAATATCGTAAGCTTCTTTGCGGGCATCCTGGAGAGCCTGCTTCTGTTCCTCTACGTAAGCGACCGCCTGCTCCCGTGTCTGCGAAGCTTCATTAATTTGCTGCAATACCAGCTCGCGCCGTTTCTCCATAACGGAGAACAGGGGGCCGAAGGCGTATTTGTTAAGCAGAAAATACAAGATAAGAAAAGCGATCAGCGCCAGGACGAGAGATGTAGGTTCGAAATGCATGTAAGGTCACTCCTTTCCGGTAACATTCGTTATCGTCTTGTGTGGACAAGGCCCTTGGGCCAAAAAGAAAGCGCGGAGGGCCGTGGCCTTCCCCGCCAATAGTATAAAGCTTGTCTTAGGCACCTGCTCCTGCGTAGAAAATGAAGGCCAGAACGACACCGATAATCGGCAGGGCTTCTACCAGAGCCACGCCAATGTACATTGTCGTTTGAAGAGTCCCTCTAGCTTCAGGCTGACGTGCGATGCCTTCAACTGTCTTGCTGACAATCAGACCATTACCAATACCGGCGCCAAGTGCGCCCAAACCTACCGCGATTGCTGCCGCGATATATGCCATAACTCCCATTAGATAAATCCTCCTTAAAATTGTGTGTGGTTTTGTGATTTCAATATATTTAAAGATCAGACGTACTTGCGTGCGCCTTGATGTAGCTAATGCTCCTCATGCGTGTCAATCGCCTGTGATATGTACAGGAAAGTCAGCATGGTAAAAACAAACGCCTGGATTGAACCGACGAAGATACTGAAGCCCTGCCACGTCATAAGCAGCGGGATAGAAGCGATAAAACCAAAAGCTCCAGTCGAACCCAACTTGATTAACTGCGCAATCAGCACTTCCCCGGCGAATATATTACCAAAAAGACGCATACCGTGTGTCAGCAGCTTGGAGAACTGCTCAATTAGGTTAATCGGCAAAAAGACAGGGAACGGTTGAAGATAATGTTTGAAATATGCTTTCGTGTTGCGAGTGATTCCCAGAAAATGAACCATTAAAAAGATCAGTCCCGCCAATCCCAGCGATACGGAAGCATCGGCTGTAGGGGATTTCCACCAGCTTACGCCGACTTCCACTTCCCCTCCCGGATTTGCATCATGGGCCTTATGGATTACTTCCACAACATTTACAAGCGGTTGATTAAAGAACGTCGCTTTGCTGGCATCGTGGTATTCGGTAACAATATTGAACGGCAATCCAAGCATATTCCCGACAAAAATAAACAGGATCAGCGTAAGACCAAGACTGAGAAAAGGCTTGCCCTTCTTCAGATCCATAGTACTGGTCATCATGCCTTGTACAAATTCTACGAGCCATTCCATGAAGTTTTGCATTTTGCCGGGGTTCTCCACGGAAAGATTTCGCGTCGCCAAGCGTGCAATAACAAAGACGATTGTACAGGTAACGACTAGCATAAGCACGATTGCCAGATCAATGTCAAATCCAGCCAGTTTAATGATTGGTGTTACATGCATGTTTCTCACCCCTTTCCGTCAGTATGTTTTCGTTCCTCAATTATCAGCAAAATAAATCCGACGATAGGAAGTACGAAATAACCGGTCACAAGACTGGCGCACACCGCGATTTCATTGAAGTAATGAGGAAATTCAAGCGCGAGTACAACCGCCAATATGGAGGTGGCTATTCTGATTCCAAAACCTAGTGAAGCGCGGGCTTTGCTTTCGCCGGAGGCGGATTTTGCAATTCCTTTCACTTTGTGAGCCATGTAAAAAATATTGATGCAACTTACAATAGCGCCAAGCACGATACCGTGAAGGACGGTGCGGCGATGGGGCATCAATTCCGCGATTATAAAACAAACCACGATAATTCCCGCTATGGACATAAACATCAATTTGTTCATTCTGGCTGCGTCATTCATCGCTGTCCCTCGTCGCTTTTTTAATAAGGCTCACAATAGCTGCGGCTCCTGACAGCATGCCGAAAAGAACACCTAGACCAACCCATAAACCGGAGTTACCCCACATGTCCCCAAGCCATTTACCCAAAAAATATCCACCTATGGTACAGCCGGCAAGATCGACGCCGATGGCACTGACAATGCCCATAGTCCGAAACGATTTAACCGCATTTCGATTTTCTTTATTCGGTTGCTCAGGCTGTTTCATAGCACCCCACCCTTGGAATTCCAATTCATTTTACTGAATGTTACAAGAGTTTGTCAAACTAACGCGCCAGTGCGAAAAATCACTGAAAGTATGAAAATAATCACAGCAAAACATTCCAAAACCATATAAACCGTACAGTTTTACTGTATGC
This region of Paenibacillus sp. URB8-2 genomic DNA includes:
- the atpE gene encoding F0F1 ATP synthase subunit C, encoding MGVMAYIAAAIAVGLGALGAGIGNGLIVSKTVEGIARQPEARGTLQTTMYIGVALVEALPIIGVVLAFIFYAGAGA
- a CDS encoding F0F1 ATP synthase subunit epsilon, producing MNTFLLEIVTPDHLVYAKQVYSLTVRGAEGDLGILPGHVPLVTPLQVAPMTIKSEAGVTTVAVHGGFIEVHKDKVTVLAESAELPSDIDIERAEAAKERAQRRLQSRGKQDEIDHRRAELALQRAVTRIKVSTRKGQK
- the atpG gene encoding ATP synthase F1 subunit gamma translates to MARSMRDIKRQIKSVQNTRQITKAMEMVAASKLRKAQEKAEAARPYSQKLKEVVSNIAAGTKGIQHPMLVSRPVKKTGYIVVTSDRGLAGGYNANILRKVTTLIQERHKSKDEYGLFVIGRKGRDFLRRRNYPITEEVTDLSDTPSFSDIKSIAYAAVGQFEEGMFDEIYICYNVFVNPISQIPTVERLLPMDGALQTEEPQGHELKAGYEYEPSPEGVLEVLLPKYAETLIYSAILDGKASELGAKMTAMGSATKNASKMIGNLTLTYNRARQAAITQEITEIVAGANAQS
- the atpD gene encoding F0F1 ATP synthase subunit beta; its protein translation is MNVGRVVSIMGPVVDIEFGRGQLPEIFNAIKIGASPEQGRQNELTLEVSNHLGDNLVRCIAMSSTDGLVRGLEAVDQGAPISVPVGDVTLGRVFNVLGNTIDNGAEIPASQKNPIHRLAPTFDELSTQAEILETGIKVIDLLAPYAKGGKIGLFGGAGVGKTVTIQELINNIAQEHGGISVFAGVGERTREGNDLYHEMTDSGVIKKTAMVFGQMNEPPGARLRVALTGLTMAEYFRDVEGRDTLLFIDNIFRFTQAGSEVSALLGRMPSAVGYQPTLATEMGQLQERITSTKKGSVTSIQAIYVPADDYTDPAPATAFAHLDATTNLERKISEKGIFPAVDPLASSSRILAPDVVGEEHYTVAQGVKQLLQRYTELQDIIAILGMDELSEEDKLIVARARKVERFLSQPFHVAEQFTGFKGAYVPIKETVRSFKEILEGKHDDLPEAAFLYVGTIEEAVEKAKTL
- the atpB gene encoding F0F1 ATP synthase subunit A, with amino-acid sequence MHVTPIIKLAGFDIDLAIVLMLVVTCTIVFVIARLATRNLSVENPGKMQNFMEWLVEFVQGMMTSTMDLKKGKPFLSLGLTLILFIFVGNMLGLPFNIVTEYHDASKATFFNQPLVNVVEVIHKAHDANPGGEVEVGVSWWKSPTADASVSLGLAGLIFLMVHFLGITRNTKAYFKHYLQPFPVFLPINLIEQFSKLLTHGMRLFGNIFAGEVLIAQLIKLGSTGAFGFIASIPLLMTWQGFSIFVGSIQAFVFTMLTFLYISQAIDTHEEH
- a CDS encoding DUF1146 family protein — translated: MANELTSSIGISGLMSMIVSLLCVALSWWALQNLKLDLIIRYPKSPQGRLLQLLLAIVLGHFVAGFLLDYLGYSVQIRHMF
- the atpA gene encoding F0F1 ATP synthase subunit alpha, with translation MSIRPEEISTLIKSQIEQYKSDIEVAEIGTVIQVGDGIARVYGLENAMAGELLEFSNGVVGMALNLEESNVGVVILGEYTEIREGDQVKRTGRIMQVPVGEALLGRVVNPLGQPLDGKGPIETTEFRPVENNAPGVIERKSVHEPMQTGLKAIDSMVPIGRGQRELIIGDRQTGKTAIAIDAIINQKGNGMKCIYVAIGQKQSTVAQVVETLRRHGALDYTIVVTASASEPSPLLYIAPYAGCAMGEYFMYKGEHVLVIYDDLSKQAAAYRELSLLLRRPPGREAFPGDVFYLHSRLLERAAKLSDELGGGSLTALPFIETQASDVSAYIPTNVISITDGQIFLESDLFYSGQRPAINVGISVSRVGGSAQIKAMKKVAGSLRLDLAQYRELQAFAQFGSDLDKSTQARLNRGARMMEILKQGVNQPLSVEHQVISLYTAVKGYLDEIPVKDVRRFEKEFLSYMDSNVPEVAASITETKDLTADNEAALKAAIEKFKKGFATS
- the murA gene encoding UDP-N-acetylglucosamine 1-carboxyvinyltransferase; its protein translation is MSKFIVRGGKRLTGSVKVSGAKNSVLPIIAASLLAEEGESVIVDAPPLDDVLTISKVLESLGAGVTYQNDIIQVDARNLSTCEAPYEWVRKMRASFLVMGPLLSRLGRTRISLPGGCAIGTRPIDQHLKGFEALGAEISLGQGYIEAKSNGRLRGAKIYLDVASVGATENIMMAAALAEGVTTIENAAKEPEIVDLANYLNSMGAVVRGAGTGVIRIEGVERLHGVKHHVIPDRIEAGTYMVAAAITGGDVYVEGAIADHLGPVIAKMEEMGVTIIPGDNGVRVISDKPLKAVDVKTLPYPGFPTDMQSQMMALLLRSEGTSVITETVFENRFMHVDEFQLMNAEIKIEGRSAIVTGDARLVGAKVCATDLRAGAALILAGLVAEGTTEVSGTHHIDRGYVHLAEKLSGLGADIWRVTLDESPADAAAGETLKPETAKNAVLGSEEAKPRFQVQIQPTWV
- a CDS encoding AtpZ/AtpI family protein, producing MKQPEQPNKENRNAVKSFRTMGIVSAIGVDLAGCTIGGYFLGKWLGDMWGNSGLWVGLGVLFGMLSGAAAIVSLIKKATRDSDE
- a CDS encoding F0F1 ATP synthase subunit delta translates to MSQDTVVAKRYAKALFEVALEEKKTLEVEEELKALVSALASDTDLQRFISTPKISGEDKLSVLKNTLNGKLSTIVINTLELLVERGRMSILSDLLDSYIKIEGASLGLADATVYSTYELDEREKEAVAEEFGTLSGRKIRIANVVDKSLLGGLKVVIGDTLYDGSLAGKLERLEKSFNDKHRR
- a CDS encoding ATP synthase subunit I; this encodes MNDAARMNKLMFMSIAGIIVVCFIIAELMPHRRTVLHGIVLGAIVSCINIFYMAHKVKGIAKSASGESKARASLGFGIRIATSILAVVLALEFPHYFNEIAVCASLVTGYFVLPIVGFILLIIEERKHTDGKG
- the atpF gene encoding F0F1 ATP synthase subunit B; protein product: MHFEPTSLVLALIAFLILYFLLNKYAFGPLFSVMEKRRELVLQQINEASQTREQAVAYVEEQKQALQDARKEAYDIIEQSRQTSSKQTEQLLEQAKAEAARIKDEAVRDIQSEKNKAVEALRSELGSASVKIASKLLEKEVSSDAAQEELVDQYLKEVGGRS
- the spoIID gene encoding stage II sporulation protein D; this translates as MKDFRPWRRKAARWRPGRRRRNLPARVWSRRLAPAAWLAAPLLAALLLPLTVVHLRHDPAPPAPPAAPQRTGAPAAREPAAAEAAQPKVSVYLSRARQIETLPLEDYVTGVIAAEMPADFELEALKAQAIAARTFIVRRLRAGDRSGVPVPGADVTDTVSHQAYVSSAVLERDWTKAGRSADLAKLRRAVRETRGIVMTYKGEPITASFFASSGGFTENSEDYWKAAVPYLRSVASPWDREVNPELKATATFSVSELREKLGIDGITASGARRVLASSGGAAGKVKPLTAERAYEGQPQPQMEVLSVTAGHRVKEISIDGRIFTGREVRERLGLRSSQFTWTMKNGEVAITTYGNGHGVGMSQWGANGMAKEGGTATQILKHYYSGISFTQVSILLKK